One Chryseobacterium wanjuense genomic region harbors:
- a CDS encoding magnesium transporter CorA family protein — translation MPIDTIFRNAQCDWVDVEAPTAEDLKFLHERYEINNLLLEDTLDPNHLPKYEEDGDVKFFLLRESTELERKNLNTISDISTKIGIFLIDKTIITIHRMKTKSIYETKKQISILQEETTPETIALKIALLIMKSFDDESVSLLETMDNIENEIFLKNTNHTNQIKRLYKLKRKSGLNSRVLTISTDAVDKFRLLGLQDSEVVDLKDKHKDVVADFDHLNLQITNLISMFLALSDQKANQVMKVLAIYSVYFLPITFIAGVYGMNFDNMPELHHKYGYFFTLGLMALVVICTFIYARRKQW, via the coding sequence ATGCCAATTGACACAATTTTCAGAAACGCCCAATGTGACTGGGTAGATGTAGAGGCTCCAACTGCGGAAGACCTGAAATTTCTTCATGAAAGATACGAAATCAACAACCTTCTCCTGGAAGATACCCTGGACCCGAACCACTTACCAAAATATGAAGAAGACGGAGACGTAAAGTTTTTCCTTCTTCGCGAAAGCACCGAACTGGAACGCAAAAACCTCAACACCATAAGTGATATCAGCACAAAAATCGGGATTTTCCTTATCGATAAAACCATTATCACCATTCACAGGATGAAAACCAAAAGCATCTATGAAACCAAAAAACAGATCTCAATTTTACAGGAAGAAACCACTCCCGAAACCATTGCCCTGAAAATTGCTTTATTAATAATGAAAAGTTTCGATGACGAATCCGTAAGCCTTCTGGAAACCATGGATAACATCGAAAATGAGATTTTCCTGAAAAATACCAACCATACCAATCAGATTAAAAGATTATATAAACTTAAAAGGAAATCCGGATTAAATTCAAGGGTATTGACCATTTCTACCGATGCGGTTGATAAATTCAGGCTTTTGGGACTACAGGATTCCGAAGTAGTCGATTTGAAAGACAAACATAAAGATGTTGTGGCCGATTTCGACCATCTGAATCTCCAGATTACCAACCTTATTTCGATGTTTCTGGCATTATCCGACCAAAAAGCAAATCAGGTGATGAAAGTATTGGCGATCTATTCGGTGTACTTCTTACCGATCACCTTTATTGCAGGAGTTTACGGGATGAACTTCGACAATATGCCGGAACTGCATCATAAATACGGGTATTTTTTCACATTGGGATTAATGGCTTTGGTCGTGATCTGCACTTTTATCTATGCCAGAAGAAAACAATGGTGA